GAACTCTCCTTGTGAGTTTGGGGAGTGGGGACACCCTTCTGTGTCCCCTCGTGGCCCCACAGTGAGTTTGGGGAGGGGGAACCCCTTTTTTGGACCCTCTTCATGAGCGTGGGAGTGGGGTCAacctcctgtgtcccctcctgtgTACCTTCCTGGCCCCAAAGCATGTTTGGGGAGGGGGAACCCCCCTTTGGGACCCTCTTCATGAGTGGGGAGTGGGGTCAacctcctgtgtcccctcctggccctgcagtgagtttggggagggggggaacTCTCTTCTGGGGCCCTCCTCATGAGTTTGGGCACTGGGGGTCCTGCCTGGCactcccctgctcccctctcatGACAGGTAcgcccagctggggctgcccctggcaggaCTGGACCCCGCGGGGGTCCCGCTGGACTCGGGGGCCGTGGGggccatgctggagcagcagcacaaggtgGTGGCGTTCTGCACCCTGGGGCAGCTTCTGGCACCCGCCGTGGAGACCCTCATCCTGCTCGACCGGCTGCTCTACCTGCGGGAGCAAGGTGGGCATGGGCACAGCTGCCGGGGCCGTCCTCCCGCTCCTGTTTCCTCGCTCCCTGGACTCCTCTCTGCgttctcccagctctccttttccccttttccccaggtTTCCACTGCGCCCTCGTGCCCCTCTTCAACCCCCGCTTCTCCCCGCGGAACCTGGTGCTGGTGGCCGCGCGGACCCCGCTGGACACGGCGCTGGCCGGGCTGGCCAAGGACACTGGGGACGGAGACAGCAGCGAGGATGAGGAGCCGGAGGAAGCAGCGTCCCTCAGGGAGAGACAGAGCCCGCAATAAACCCAGGATTTGTACACTCCAGAGCTGGGTGTGAGTTGGTGCCGCACCGAAAGCACTGCACGCCGCAAACCCAGCAAATCCAGGGGGTGTTTATTGCAGAGCCCGCCTCGGGgggctcccagctctcccagttaATACCAGTAGGATTTCTTGGCCCGGCGTGTCTCCACGATCCCCATGGCATCCATGATCTCCTCCTCGAAGGTCTTCAGCGACGGCCGGTACGTCTTGGCCAGCGTGTCCTCCTTCGCCGTGTCCTTGGGGCCATCTGTGCGGGCAGGGGGACGGCGCTGACCCCGCCGCGTCCCCCGCCAGGTCCCCCCGGCCCCCGCTGCCACCCCCTCTCACCGATCCACTGCTCGGGCACGACGCCGTCGCGGCGCGGCTGCGGGGGCACGGGCAGGATGCGGCCGCTGCGCAGCGACACGCGGACGCGCTCGCCCTCCTCCGTGTACCTCCACTCCACCTCCGTGGGCTTCCTGCGGGCGCGCGGCGTtggcggcgggcggcgccgAGGCCGGGGGTCCCCTCGGCGGCGCCCCCCCGGGGGCTTTACCTGTCCTCGGGGTCCACCAGGCAGATCTGGCCGAGCAGCAGCGGCGCCTCGCTGGCGATGTAGGTGCCCGAGTACTTGGCCGTGCGGTTGACGTAGCGGTAGTGCTGCGAGGGCACGGGGGGTCACCAACGGCCCGTGGCCACCCCGGGGCCTCCCGCAGCCCTCCCCGCTCCGGCCTCACCTTGTTCAGTCCTTCCACCACCACCCAGTTGCGAGCCTGCACCACCTGGGTGACCAAGCCCTGCTTGCCCGCGTCCTTCCcggccagcacctgcacctGCGGCGGAgagaggggcacagctggcaccccGGCCCCGGTGCCAGCCAGGGGGGCggcctgggcagggggagccTCACCGTGTCGCCCTTGAACACCTTCCAGTCGTCTTTGGCGATGGGTTCCACGAAGACCTTgcggcggcgctgccccgggggGTTGCGGAGCCGGGCGGCCGTGGAGTCGGGGGGCCAAGTGCCGTGCCGGTAGCCCGGGGGCAGCCGCGCCGCGCTCAGCAGGACCGAGAGCCGCATGGTGCTGCGGACTGCGAGGGCAGGGGGGGCTCTGTGGACACCCCTCATCCTCGCCAGGGTCGTGGGGCTGGCCGGTGTAGGGTCCAGCAGAGCTACCCGCCACCCACCCGGAGCCCCCCCAAAGGGGATGGAGGCgtctggcagagcagccccccaCAAAAGGGATCCCACGGATCCCCCACGCCCCCAAAGGGGACCCGGTCCCCAGCAGACCCCCAGGCTCCAAAGGGGAGCCAGGTACTGGCAGAGCCATCCCTCACCCAGGAAGGGACCCAAGGGTCCCACAGGGCACCCCCCACCCGAAGGGGACCCCGgtgtcctgcagagccccccACTCCCCGAGAGAACCGAGGAGTCACACCTCCCCCAGGGCATCCCACGCACGGGGAGAGAGCCCAGCCAAGAGCACCCGGGGGTCCCACAGAGCTCACTCCCCCGAAGGGCGCACGGACCCGGGCAGAGCCCCCTGCACCCCCGAAGAGCCCCCCACCACCCAAAGGGAACCCgcagagcacacagcccctGCACCCCGCCGGGAACGACACCCAGGGAGTCCCGCAGAGCCCCGGCCGCCCCCAAAGGGCCCCGAGCCCCGGCAAACCCCCCCAGCACCCCGGAAAgggccccggagccccccgggggTCCCGCACCCCGCCGCGCTCAcccgcggggccgcgctccgGGGGCGGGGCCAAGCGCGGAGGGGCGTGGTCAAGGCGCGCCGCCGCGGAGGCCGCGTGGGGTTGTGCCCGGCGCGGGGCACGCCGGGAGTTGTGGTCCTGGCGCGGGGCACGCCGGAAGTCGTAGTCCCGGCGCGGGGCACGCCGGGAGCCGTAGTCCCGCCGCCCCCCCgggcccccggccccgccgcggcccggcGCACGGTGAGCGGCTGCCGGGAGCTGTAGTCCGGCCACGGctccatcttctgctgctgGCCTCCCCGTCCCCGCGGCTGGTGCAGGGGCAGGGCACGgtctctgctgtcccctcagcAGGGAGCCGGGCACGGCCTAACTGCCCCGGTGCGGCCTGTCCTGTGTGGGCCGGGTGTGTGGGACAGGGCGGCCGAGaacgggcacggccccgagccTGACACAGCTCAGGGAGCGTTTGGGCACGGCCCTCGGGCACGGGATGCAATTCTGGGGTGGCCAGAGCCAGACTCGATTATCCCGATTATTCCTGCTCAGGATATTCCACTGTTCCAGCACCAAAGCTGAGTGCTGGGACAAGGCTCTAGGATGTCGGGATTGGGAgcattttggggtgtcctgtgccaGGCCAGAGCTCGCTGAgccctgtgggtccctcccagctcaggatattccgTAATTCCGTGATCCTAAAGGTCAAGGAGTGTTTAGACAATGCTGGGAGTCTGAGGTGCTGTGTGCAGGCCCAGCAGTAAGAGTTGATCCTCCTGtgtcctgcccagctcagggcagtCTGCGATTCTGCAGTTCCTATTTTATCTCccctccaaaccccaaaccctctcctgccccagccccatctcTCCCCCTGGTCCATCTGCTCACTCCCCCTATCCCAGAGGGGCTCTGGCAGCCCAAAGGGTCCCAAACCCATCACGCAGGGGGCTCCAGGGGCTCACCACAGGCGCTTTTAAAAAGGCAAGATTCGCTTTTATTTCAAATCAACAGCTCAGCCCCGAGGAATCGCCAAGACCAAgcgtgcccagggcagggcaggcacgGAGCGCTCGGGGGCAGTACCGGGCTGCTCTgcattcctctctttttttttttttcttttttttttttctgtaggttttttttttgttgttttcttttggaaatttcCTGGTCGGGGTGGTTTCTCTCATCCGGAGCTCCGGACGCGACGAGCCGGCGTGGGGCAGCACCCGGGGGGGAGGATCAGCTCGCCAGGGAAGCCACTACAGGCTGCGGGGGGGCCAAGAACACAACCAGGCTCCTGTCAGACCCCTGCGGTGCCAGGGGTGCCCCCAAAACCCGGAGGCTGCGGGGACAGGGCTCACAGCACCCCCCTCACCTCTCCTTGTGGTCTCTGAGCTCCTCCTTGCCCTCCTGCTTGGCCTCGTTGCTGGCCGGTGTGTCGGCGGCGTCGCTGTTCTTGTCCCCTTCTCCTGGGTTGGCTCTGGGCTCCTCCTTGGGGGCCTCTTCGTTGGCCACCTTCTTGtccccttcctgcccctctgcaTCCTTGGGGCGTTTGGGGGAGTCCTGGGAGGGGCAGCTCAGgtcagcccagcccctgtccccaacattccctgtccccaacatccccagcccctgtccccaacATGCCCTGTCCCCAacatccccagcccctgtctCCTGTCCCCAACATCCCCTGTTCCAAACATCTTCATACCCTGTCCCCAACATCTCCAACCTCTGTCTcaaacacccccagcccctgtccccaacAACGCCAGCCCCTCTCCCAAACAAACATCCCCATCCTGTCCCCAACACCCCCATCCCTGAACATCCCCATCTCCTGTCCCCAACATCTGTTCCCAAcacccccattccctgtccccaacATCCCGTCCCAAATATCCCCATCCTGTTCCCAACACCCCCTCCCCTGTTCCCCTGTCCCCAACacccccatccctgtcccaaacatccccatcccctgtccctATCCCCGTCAACATCCCAAACAtccccccatccctgtcccaaacatcccctcccctgtcccaaacatccccatccctgttcccaacacccccatccctgtcccaaacatccccatcccctgtcccaaacatccccatccctgtccccaacacccccagcccctgtccccaacaacgccagcccctgtccccaacAAACATCCCCATCCCGTCCCCAACACCCCCATCCCTGAAcatccccatcccctgtccccaaCATCTGTTCCCAACACCCCCATTCCCTGTTCCCAacaccccatccctgtcccaaaCATCCCCATCCCGTCCCCAACATCTGTTCCCAAcacccccattccctgtcctgaacatccccatccctgttcccaacatccccatccctgtccccaagaccccctcccctgtccccaacacgcccagccctgtccccaacatccccagccctgtccccaacacccccatccctgtccccaacaccccatcccctgtcccaaacatccccatccctgtccccaacactcccagccctgtccccagcaccccatccctgtccccaacaccccatccctgtccccagcatccccatcccctgtccccaaCACCCTCATCCCTGTCCCAAACATCCCCATCCCCTTGCCTATCCCCTTGTCCCCAACATCCACAACGCCTGCCCCCAAACATCCCTATCCCCCGTCAGAAACATGCCCATCCCCAAACATCCCCTGTCCCAAACAtctccagcccctgtccccaacacccccagccctgtccccaacacccccatccctgtccccagcaccccatccctgtccccagcaccccatccctgtcccaaacaccccatccctgtccccagcatccccagccctgcccacccctGCCGGTACCTCCAGAGCATCCTCAGCTTTCCTCTTGCTGGCTCCCTTCTCGTTCTTCTCCTTGGACTGCTCGTCGATCACCAGCTTCCCCTCCTCGTCGCTGCTGCCCTCGGCATTGCCCTTCTTCTCCCCGTCCC
This window of the Motacilla alba alba isolate MOTALB_02 chromosome 25, Motacilla_alba_V1.0_pri, whole genome shotgun sequence genome carries:
- the MRPL24 gene encoding 39S ribosomal protein L24, mitochondrial, translated to MPWGRCDSSVLSGSGGLCRTPGSPSGGGCPVGPLGPFLGEGWLCQYLAPLWSLGVCWGPGPLWGRGGSVGSLLWGAALPDASIPFGGAPGGWRVALLDPTPASPTTLARMRGVHRAPPALAVRSTMRLSVLLSAARLPPGYRHGTWPPDSTAARLRNPPGQRRRKVFVEPIAKDDWKVFKGDTVQVLAGKDAGKQGLVTQVVQARNWVVVEGLNKHYRYVNRTAKYSGTYIASEAPLLLGQICLVDPEDRKPTEVEWRYTEEGERVRVSLRSGRILPVPPQPRRDGVVPEQWIDGPKDTAKEDTLAKTYRPSLKTFEEEIMDAMGIVETRRAKKSYWY